The Arachis hypogaea cultivar Tifrunner chromosome 14, arahy.Tifrunner.gnm2.J5K5, whole genome shotgun sequence genome has a segment encoding these proteins:
- the LOC140178732 gene encoding uncharacterized protein encodes MLKACVLDQPTSWDQYMPLVEFAYNNSYHVSIGMAPYEALYRRKCQSPLCWYEAREKSLIEPEMLHKYTIDPSHVLEPESIQVREDLTLPVTPVRIDDTNIKRLRGKEVSLVKVAWSRAGIEEHTWELESEMRKDYPHLFSDATNWK; translated from the exons ATGTTAaaagcttgtgttttggatcaaccgaCGAGCTGGGATCAATATATGCCTTTGGTAGAATTTGCTTACAACAATAGCTATCATGTGAGtattggaatggctccatatgaggctttgTATAGAAGAAAATGCCAGTCACCATTATGTTGGTATGAGGCAAGAGAAAAGAGTTTGATAGAACCTGAAATG CTTCACAAATACACTATTGATCCTAGTCATGTCCTAGAACCAGAATCaatccaagtgagagaagatctgaCGCTTCCAGTAACTCCTGTTAGGATTGATGATACCAACATCAAGCGTCTACGCGGAAAGgaagtttctttggtgaaagtagcttggagtcgggcTGGTATTGAAGAACATACCTGGGAGCTTGAATCAGAGATgcggaaggactacccacacctcttttcag ATGCAACTAATtggaagtaa
- the LOC112744098 gene encoding uncharacterized protein isoform X10, which yields MWENSQKGKVFSLANELPNGAIIFLDEIDSFAAARDNEMHEATRRILSVLLRQESILQIDGFEQDKKVVVIAATNRKEDLDPALISRFDTMIPFGLPDHRNRQQIVFNHQNVRRHLRLEICHEMGKKLLTMEKKGSRRWMSGGSNRDTLMARVRIKRTIGVNIIWLQPTK from the exons ATGTGGGAGAACTCTCAGAAGGGAAAAGTGTTTTCACTTGCAAATGAACTTCCTAATGGTGCTATTATATTTCTGGATGAG ATTGATTCTTTTGCTGCTGCTCGAGATAATGAAATGCATGAAGCTACAAGGAGAATATTGTCAGTGTTGTTACGACAG GAATCAATTTTGCAGATAGATGGCTTTGAGCAGGATAAGAAAGTGGTTGTGATTGCTGCTACCAATAGAAAGGAAGACCTTGATCCTGCATTAATCAG CCGGTTTGATACTATGATCCCTTTTGGCTTACCTGATCACCGTAATCGTCAGCAAATAGTTTTTAATCACCAAAATGTTCGACGGCATCTTCGGTTAGAGATTTGTCACGAAATG GGAAAAAAACTACTCACAATGGAGAAGAAAGGGTCTCGGAGATGGATGAGTGGCGGTAGCAACAG AGATACATTGATGGCGAGAGTACGCATCAAGAGGACTATCGGGGTAAACATCATTTGGTTGCAACCAACGAAATGA
- the LOC112744098 gene encoding uncharacterized protein isoform X4 yields MWENSQKGKVFSLANELPNGAIIFLDEIDSFAAARDNEMHEATRRILSVLLRQESILQIDGFEQDKKVVVIAATNRKEDLDPALISRFDTMIPFGLPDHRNRQQIVFNHQNVRRHLRLEICHEMVPYFDFSVSVLPSSCLSLIVIMLIVIFKGKKLLTMEKKGSRRWMSGGSNRDTLMARVRIKRTIGVNIIWLQPTK; encoded by the exons ATGTGGGAGAACTCTCAGAAGGGAAAAGTGTTTTCACTTGCAAATGAACTTCCTAATGGTGCTATTATATTTCTGGATGAG ATTGATTCTTTTGCTGCTGCTCGAGATAATGAAATGCATGAAGCTACAAGGAGAATATTGTCAGTGTTGTTACGACAG GAATCAATTTTGCAGATAGATGGCTTTGAGCAGGATAAGAAAGTGGTTGTGATTGCTGCTACCAATAGAAAGGAAGACCTTGATCCTGCATTAATCAG CCGGTTTGATACTATGATCCCTTTTGGCTTACCTGATCACCGTAATCGTCAGCAAATAGTTTTTAATCACCAAAATGTTCGACGGCATCTTCGGTTAGAGATTTGTCACGAAATGGTTCCGTACTTTgatttttctgtttctgttctacCTTCTTCATGCCTTTCACTTATTGTAATTATGCTGATTGTGATTTTCAAGGGAAAAAAACTACTCACAATGGAGAAGAAAGGGTCTCGGAGATGGATGAGTGGCGGTAGCAACAG AGATACATTGATGGCGAGAGTACGCATCAAGAGGACTATCGGGGTAAACATCATTTGGTTGCAACCAACGAAATGA
- the LOC112744098 gene encoding uncharacterized protein isoform X9 — MWENSQKGKVFSLANELPNGAIIFLDEIDSFAAARDNEMHEATRRILSVLLRQESILQIDGFEQDKKVVVIAATNRKEDLDPALISRFDTMIPFGLPDHRNRQQIVFNHQNVRRHLRLEICHEMGKKLLTMEKKGSRRWMSGGSNRYCCRDTLMARVRIKRTIGVNIIWLQPTK, encoded by the exons ATGTGGGAGAACTCTCAGAAGGGAAAAGTGTTTTCACTTGCAAATGAACTTCCTAATGGTGCTATTATATTTCTGGATGAG ATTGATTCTTTTGCTGCTGCTCGAGATAATGAAATGCATGAAGCTACAAGGAGAATATTGTCAGTGTTGTTACGACAG GAATCAATTTTGCAGATAGATGGCTTTGAGCAGGATAAGAAAGTGGTTGTGATTGCTGCTACCAATAGAAAGGAAGACCTTGATCCTGCATTAATCAG CCGGTTTGATACTATGATCCCTTTTGGCTTACCTGATCACCGTAATCGTCAGCAAATAGTTTTTAATCACCAAAATGTTCGACGGCATCTTCGGTTAGAGATTTGTCACGAAATG GGAAAAAAACTACTCACAATGGAGAAGAAAGGGTCTCGGAGATGGATGAGTGGCGGTAGCAACAG GTATTGCTGCAGAGATACATTGATGGCGAGAGTACGCATCAAGAGGACTATCGGGGTAAACATCATTTGGTTGCAACCAACGAAATGA
- the LOC112744098 gene encoding uncharacterized protein isoform X3 produces MWENSQKGKVFSLANELPNGAIIFLDEIDSFAAARDNEMHEATRRILSVLLRQESILQIDGFEQDKKVVVIAATNRKEDLDPALISRFDTMIPFGLPDHRNRQQIVFNHQNVRRHLRLEICHEMVPYFDFSVSVLPSSCLSLIVIMLIVIFKGKKLLTMEKKGSRRWMSGGSNRYCCRDTLMARVRIKRTIGVNIIWLQPTK; encoded by the exons ATGTGGGAGAACTCTCAGAAGGGAAAAGTGTTTTCACTTGCAAATGAACTTCCTAATGGTGCTATTATATTTCTGGATGAG ATTGATTCTTTTGCTGCTGCTCGAGATAATGAAATGCATGAAGCTACAAGGAGAATATTGTCAGTGTTGTTACGACAG GAATCAATTTTGCAGATAGATGGCTTTGAGCAGGATAAGAAAGTGGTTGTGATTGCTGCTACCAATAGAAAGGAAGACCTTGATCCTGCATTAATCAG CCGGTTTGATACTATGATCCCTTTTGGCTTACCTGATCACCGTAATCGTCAGCAAATAGTTTTTAATCACCAAAATGTTCGACGGCATCTTCGGTTAGAGATTTGTCACGAAATGGTTCCGTACTTTgatttttctgtttctgttctacCTTCTTCATGCCTTTCACTTATTGTAATTATGCTGATTGTGATTTTCAAGGGAAAAAAACTACTCACAATGGAGAAGAAAGGGTCTCGGAGATGGATGAGTGGCGGTAGCAACAG GTATTGCTGCAGAGATACATTGATGGCGAGAGTACGCATCAAGAGGACTATCGGGGTAAACATCATTTGGTTGCAACCAACGAAATGA
- the LOC112744098 gene encoding uncharacterized protein isoform X1: MWENSQKGKVFSLANELPNGAIIFLDEIDSFAAARDNEMHEATRRILSVLLRQESILQIDGFEQDKKVVVIAATNRKEDLDPALISRFDTMIPFGLPDHRNRQQIVFNHQNVRRHLRLEICHEMVPYFDFSVSVLPSSCLSLIVIMLIVIFKGKKLLTMEKKGSRRWMSGGSNSDAVFHGIAMAHEDHRFWIPIRRYCCRDTLMARVRIKRTIGVNIIWLQPTK; encoded by the exons ATGTGGGAGAACTCTCAGAAGGGAAAAGTGTTTTCACTTGCAAATGAACTTCCTAATGGTGCTATTATATTTCTGGATGAG ATTGATTCTTTTGCTGCTGCTCGAGATAATGAAATGCATGAAGCTACAAGGAGAATATTGTCAGTGTTGTTACGACAG GAATCAATTTTGCAGATAGATGGCTTTGAGCAGGATAAGAAAGTGGTTGTGATTGCTGCTACCAATAGAAAGGAAGACCTTGATCCTGCATTAATCAG CCGGTTTGATACTATGATCCCTTTTGGCTTACCTGATCACCGTAATCGTCAGCAAATAGTTTTTAATCACCAAAATGTTCGACGGCATCTTCGGTTAGAGATTTGTCACGAAATGGTTCCGTACTTTgatttttctgtttctgttctacCTTCTTCATGCCTTTCACTTATTGTAATTATGCTGATTGTGATTTTCAAGGGAAAAAAACTACTCACAATGGAGAAGAAAGGGTCTCGGAGATGGATGAGTGGCGGTAGCAACAG TGATGCTGTATTCCATGGCATAGCCATGGCACATGAAGATCATCGCTTTTGGATTCCCATTCGCCG GTATTGCTGCAGAGATACATTGATGGCGAGAGTACGCATCAAGAGGACTATCGGGGTAAACATCATTTGGTTGCAACCAACGAAATGA
- the LOC112744098 gene encoding uncharacterized protein isoform X7, producing the protein MHEATRRILSVLLRQIDGFEQDKKVVVIAATNRKEDLDPALISRFDTMIPFGLPDHRNRQQIVFNHQNVRRHLRLEICHEMVPYFDFSVSVLPSSCLSLIVIMLIVIFKGKKLLTMEKKGSRRWMSGGSNSDAVFHGIAMAHEDHRFWIPIRRYCCRDTLMARVRIKRTIGVNIIWLQPTK; encoded by the exons ATGCATGAAGCTACAAGGAGAATATTGTCAGTGTTGTTACGACAG ATAGATGGCTTTGAGCAGGATAAGAAAGTGGTTGTGATTGCTGCTACCAATAGAAAGGAAGACCTTGATCCTGCATTAATCAG CCGGTTTGATACTATGATCCCTTTTGGCTTACCTGATCACCGTAATCGTCAGCAAATAGTTTTTAATCACCAAAATGTTCGACGGCATCTTCGGTTAGAGATTTGTCACGAAATGGTTCCGTACTTTgatttttctgtttctgttctacCTTCTTCATGCCTTTCACTTATTGTAATTATGCTGATTGTGATTTTCAAGGGAAAAAAACTACTCACAATGGAGAAGAAAGGGTCTCGGAGATGGATGAGTGGCGGTAGCAACAG TGATGCTGTATTCCATGGCATAGCCATGGCACATGAAGATCATCGCTTTTGGATTCCCATTCGCCG GTATTGCTGCAGAGATACATTGATGGCGAGAGTACGCATCAAGAGGACTATCGGGGTAAACATCATTTGGTTGCAACCAACGAAATGA
- the LOC112744098 gene encoding uncharacterized protein isoform X6, which translates to MHEATRRILSVLLRQESILQIDGFEQDKKVVVIAATNRKEDLDPALISRFDTMIPFGLPDHRNRQQIVFNHQNVRRHLRLEICHEMVPYFDFSVSVLPSSCLSLIVIMLIVIFKGKKLLTMEKKGSRRWMSGGSNSDAVFHGIAMAHEDHRFWIPIRRYCCRDTLMARVRIKRTIGVNIIWLQPTK; encoded by the exons ATGCATGAAGCTACAAGGAGAATATTGTCAGTGTTGTTACGACAG GAATCAATTTTGCAGATAGATGGCTTTGAGCAGGATAAGAAAGTGGTTGTGATTGCTGCTACCAATAGAAAGGAAGACCTTGATCCTGCATTAATCAG CCGGTTTGATACTATGATCCCTTTTGGCTTACCTGATCACCGTAATCGTCAGCAAATAGTTTTTAATCACCAAAATGTTCGACGGCATCTTCGGTTAGAGATTTGTCACGAAATGGTTCCGTACTTTgatttttctgtttctgttctacCTTCTTCATGCCTTTCACTTATTGTAATTATGCTGATTGTGATTTTCAAGGGAAAAAAACTACTCACAATGGAGAAGAAAGGGTCTCGGAGATGGATGAGTGGCGGTAGCAACAG TGATGCTGTATTCCATGGCATAGCCATGGCACATGAAGATCATCGCTTTTGGATTCCCATTCGCCG GTATTGCTGCAGAGATACATTGATGGCGAGAGTACGCATCAAGAGGACTATCGGGGTAAACATCATTTGGTTGCAACCAACGAAATGA
- the LOC112744098 gene encoding uncharacterized protein isoform X2: MWENSQKGKVFSLANELPNGAIIFLDEIDSFAAARDNEMHEATRRILSVLLRQIDGFEQDKKVVVIAATNRKEDLDPALISRFDTMIPFGLPDHRNRQQIVFNHQNVRRHLRLEICHEMVPYFDFSVSVLPSSCLSLIVIMLIVIFKGKKLLTMEKKGSRRWMSGGSNSDAVFHGIAMAHEDHRFWIPIRRYCCRDTLMARVRIKRTIGVNIIWLQPTK, translated from the exons ATGTGGGAGAACTCTCAGAAGGGAAAAGTGTTTTCACTTGCAAATGAACTTCCTAATGGTGCTATTATATTTCTGGATGAG ATTGATTCTTTTGCTGCTGCTCGAGATAATGAAATGCATGAAGCTACAAGGAGAATATTGTCAGTGTTGTTACGACAG ATAGATGGCTTTGAGCAGGATAAGAAAGTGGTTGTGATTGCTGCTACCAATAGAAAGGAAGACCTTGATCCTGCATTAATCAG CCGGTTTGATACTATGATCCCTTTTGGCTTACCTGATCACCGTAATCGTCAGCAAATAGTTTTTAATCACCAAAATGTTCGACGGCATCTTCGGTTAGAGATTTGTCACGAAATGGTTCCGTACTTTgatttttctgtttctgttctacCTTCTTCATGCCTTTCACTTATTGTAATTATGCTGATTGTGATTTTCAAGGGAAAAAAACTACTCACAATGGAGAAGAAAGGGTCTCGGAGATGGATGAGTGGCGGTAGCAACAG TGATGCTGTATTCCATGGCATAGCCATGGCACATGAAGATCATCGCTTTTGGATTCCCATTCGCCG GTATTGCTGCAGAGATACATTGATGGCGAGAGTACGCATCAAGAGGACTATCGGGGTAAACATCATTTGGTTGCAACCAACGAAATGA
- the LOC112744098 gene encoding uncharacterized protein isoform X5, which produces MWENSQKGKVFSLANELPNGAIIFLDEIDSFAAARDNEMHEATRRILSVLLRQESILQIDGFEQDKKVVVIAATNRKEDLDPALISRFDTMIPFGLPDHRNRQQIVFNHQNVRRHLRLEICHEMGKKLLTMEKKGSRRWMSGGSNSDAVFHGIAMAHEDHRFWIPIRRYCCRDTLMARVRIKRTIGVNIIWLQPTK; this is translated from the exons ATGTGGGAGAACTCTCAGAAGGGAAAAGTGTTTTCACTTGCAAATGAACTTCCTAATGGTGCTATTATATTTCTGGATGAG ATTGATTCTTTTGCTGCTGCTCGAGATAATGAAATGCATGAAGCTACAAGGAGAATATTGTCAGTGTTGTTACGACAG GAATCAATTTTGCAGATAGATGGCTTTGAGCAGGATAAGAAAGTGGTTGTGATTGCTGCTACCAATAGAAAGGAAGACCTTGATCCTGCATTAATCAG CCGGTTTGATACTATGATCCCTTTTGGCTTACCTGATCACCGTAATCGTCAGCAAATAGTTTTTAATCACCAAAATGTTCGACGGCATCTTCGGTTAGAGATTTGTCACGAAATG GGAAAAAAACTACTCACAATGGAGAAGAAAGGGTCTCGGAGATGGATGAGTGGCGGTAGCAACAG TGATGCTGTATTCCATGGCATAGCCATGGCACATGAAGATCATCGCTTTTGGATTCCCATTCGCCG GTATTGCTGCAGAGATACATTGATGGCGAGAGTACGCATCAAGAGGACTATCGGGGTAAACATCATTTGGTTGCAACCAACGAAATGA
- the LOC112744098 gene encoding uncharacterized protein isoform X8: protein MWENSQKGKVFSLANELPNGAIIFLDEIDSFAAARDNEMHEATRRILSVLLRQESILQIDGFEQDKKVVVIAATNRKEDLDPALISRFDTMIPFGLPDHRNRQQIVFNHQNVRRHLRLEICHEMVPYFDFSVSVLPSSCLSLIVIMLIVIFKGKKLLTMEKKGSRRWMSGGSNRCTICKD from the exons ATGTGGGAGAACTCTCAGAAGGGAAAAGTGTTTTCACTTGCAAATGAACTTCCTAATGGTGCTATTATATTTCTGGATGAG ATTGATTCTTTTGCTGCTGCTCGAGATAATGAAATGCATGAAGCTACAAGGAGAATATTGTCAGTGTTGTTACGACAG GAATCAATTTTGCAGATAGATGGCTTTGAGCAGGATAAGAAAGTGGTTGTGATTGCTGCTACCAATAGAAAGGAAGACCTTGATCCTGCATTAATCAG CCGGTTTGATACTATGATCCCTTTTGGCTTACCTGATCACCGTAATCGTCAGCAAATAGTTTTTAATCACCAAAATGTTCGACGGCATCTTCGGTTAGAGATTTGTCACGAAATGGTTCCGTACTTTgatttttctgtttctgttctacCTTCTTCATGCCTTTCACTTATTGTAATTATGCTGATTGTGATTTTCAAGGGAAAAAAACTACTCACAATGGAGAAGAAAGGGTCTCGGAGATGGATGAGTGGCGGTAGCAACAGGTGCACAATATGCAAAGATTAA